The sequence CGAGATCGCCGAGGATCGCGGGGTGGAGCGGCGCACCGTCTACAATCAGGTCTCGTCCATCCTGGGCAAGACGGGGCTGCGCAACCAGGCGGGTATCGTCCGGCAGGTGACCACGATCTGCTGGCATTTCGGGTCGCGCGCCTGATCGATTCCGGGTATGGTGCGTGACGCGTCGCCGGCCGCGCGAATACCTGGATATGAACGCACTCTTGTGCATACATATGGCGGACGTCCGGCGCGGTTCCGGCTCCGCTCTGGCCGGATGCCATGACGGAGGCAGGGGCGTCTGATTCTCCCACTCCCCGGCAACCGCCCTGCAGCGTCCCGCACCATGCCTCTGCCCGCCCCCCTTCGCCTGCTCCTGACCGTTCTGGCCGTCGTGACCGGCGTCGCGGGCGCCGCTGTTCCGACCGCGGCGGGGACCCTGCGGGCCAGCCTGTCCGACGATCTGACGACCATCGACCCGTTCGCCTTTCCCGGACTGATCTCGTCCGGCGTCCTGCGCCAGGTCTATGAGGGCTTCACCGCCATCGACGCCGCCGGCAACGCCGTTCCGGCGCTGGCCACCCGCTGGGAGACGCCGGACGGCGGGCGCACTTGGCGCTTCACCCTGCGCCCGGACGCGCGATTCCATTCGGGACGCCCCTTCACCGCCGCCGACGTCCTGTGGACCTGGGAACAGCACCTGACGCGCAAGCCCCAGCCCGGCTACAGCGCCTTCTACCTGCGCGGCGTCGAGGGGGCTGCGGCGCTGCAGCAGGGGACCGCCGCCGCGCTGTCCGGCGTCGCTGTTCGCGACCCCCACACGCTCGAGGTGCGGCTGACCGAACCCGACGCCCTGTTTCCGCTCTACCCCTTCCTGTTCGTCGACCGCGGGATGGCGGCCGAGTTCGGGCCGGCGTGGCCCGAGCGGGCGTCCGGCGGCACCGGGCCGTTCCGCCTCGCCTCCTGGCGGCGCGGCGAGTCCGTGCGCCTGGAGGCCCACGCCGCCTATTGGGGCGGCGCGCCCGCCGTGGACGCGGTGTCGCTGGCGGTGCTGCCCGACACCAACACGATGCTGGCGCGCTACGACGCCGGAGACCTCGACGTCGCTCCGCTTCCCGACAACGCCGTGCGCACCGTGGTCCGCCAGCCGCGCTACGACGGGCAGGTCGCCGCCTTCGCCCGCGCGCAGGTGCGCTATCTCGCGCTGAACCAGGATCTGTACCCGCCCTTCCGCGACCGGCGCGTGCGCGAGGCGGTCGGCCTCGCCCTGGACCGCGTCGCCACGGTCAACGGACTTCACGCCGGGCGGGCGGTGCTGACGAACGGCTTCGTCACGCCCGGCCTGGGCGGCTACCAACCGGACGCGCCGCCGCTGCCCCCGGCCGATCCGAACCGGGCCAGGGCGCTGCTCGCGGAGGCCGGTCACGCCGGGGGCCGGGGGCTGCCGCCGCTCCAGATCGCCGGCGGCCCCAACGTGCGCGAGGAGGCCACCTATTTCGCCGCCCAGCTCACCGCGGTTCTGGGGATTCCGGTCGGCGTGCGAATCCAGGAGCG is a genomic window of Azospirillum formosense containing:
- a CDS encoding ABC transporter substrate-binding protein, giving the protein MPLPAPLRLLLTVLAVVTGVAGAAVPTAAGTLRASLSDDLTTIDPFAFPGLISSGVLRQVYEGFTAIDAAGNAVPALATRWETPDGGRTWRFTLRPDARFHSGRPFTAADVLWTWEQHLTRKPQPGYSAFYLRGVEGAAALQQGTAAALSGVAVRDPHTLEVRLTEPDALFPLYPFLFVDRGMAAEFGPAWPERASGGTGPFRLASWRRGESVRLEAHAAYWGGAPAVDAVSLAVLPDTNTMLARYDAGDLDVAPLPDNAVRTVVRQPRYDGQVAAFARAQVRYLALNQDLYPPFRDRRVREAVGLALDRVATVNGLHAGRAVLTNGFVTPGLGGYQPDAPPLPPADPNRARALLAEAGHAGGRGLPPLQIAGGPNVREEATYFAAQLTAVLGIPVGVRIQERAAFVAAINEGREALFINGWTADFPDPMDQLATQWHSASPTNRIHWRNAEFDRLMERARGLADPAARNALYRNAEALLREQAVALPLPAPQFVALVRPGVTGLVIRPDGTTDYHAARLP